Part of the Leptolyngbya sp. 'hensonii' genome is shown below.
CCTGGGGGTGCTGACTGGCACAACCCTATTAGATTTGGATGGGAGTAAAATACCTGATTGCATCGCAAATACCCAATAATGAATCATGGGTCATAGACAACCAATGACAGATAACAATCTAGGCAATGACACAGAATCGTGAACCCCGAGCCAGCCTGATCCTCTACCACCTGTTCAAGTGGTCAGTGGTAAGTCCCATGCTACACGCCTATTTTCGGGGACGGATTTATGGGGCAGAACGGGTGCCACAACAGGGGCCTTTGATTGTCGTCAGTAACCATGCCAGTGACTTTGATCCGCCGATCGTGTCCAACTGCATGCGCCGTCCTGTCGCATTTATGGCTAAGGAAGAACTGTTTCGAGTCCCAGTTCTGGGACCGGCCATTCGCCTGTATGGAGCCTATCCTGTGAAACGAGGGTCTGCCGATCGCAGTGCATTGAGATCGGCCATCACAGCACTGGAAGAGGGCTGGGCAGTTGGTATCTTTCTGCAGGGAACCCGTACCCCAGATGCCCGGATTACGGACCCAAAACTGGGAGCTGCCCTGATTGCAGCCAA
Proteins encoded:
- a CDS encoding lysophospholipid acyltransferase family protein, which gives rise to MTQNREPRASLILYHLFKWSVVSPMLHAYFRGRIYGAERVPQQGPLIVVSNHASDFDPPIVSNCMRRPVAFMAKEELFRVPVLGPAIRLYGAYPVKRGSADRSALRSAITALEEGWAVGIFLQGTRTPDARITDPKLGAALIAAKTGAPLLPVSLWGTEDIIHKPSPLPRPVPVTIRIGEPIPPPSSGDREELEALTQTCAATINTMHSLGR